A section of the Babylonia areolata isolate BAREFJ2019XMU chromosome 1, ASM4173473v1, whole genome shotgun sequence genome encodes:
- the LOC143283765 gene encoding uncharacterized protein LOC143283765, with the protein MQIKQTSPGPSRPAVNNAAKQAMAKKQKVQQQRELARQRALEFAHSSSANLPPSQRLSSPSSAQPASKEEVKEPPEPGTKTEMSGQSASADISEQGGDGSKEKSSADGEAEEPGASGVKEIDEKEGLRGELSRMEQFRIQQQKMEEENKQRRRILADAIKQRSKMAKEEAEKLTKVQNELKHLDHLVNADVSIIRDKIEVASIDFLQAQKRYERAEKEFVEAKIALAEKSDLKESLTEHLYTVIQQNEARKAERLAVLMKQLGMEAEDCPVPNVVPPLLSFSPINTLHRPHFPPTSSSTPAPPDSTGQGSNPEHPGKEGGQASQDQATEQCGNKDGVQEAGQDQDKTHTADKDTGANTQTAGTADKDTGANTQTAGGDTVEKKENADCKIEDEKTVNSEKGTDKRCTENGSPESQDGGANTVP; encoded by the exons ATGCAAATCAAACAAACTTCTCCAG GTCCTTCAAGACCAGCAGTTAACAATGCTGCAAAACAAGCCATGGCCAAGAAGCAGAAAGTACAACAGCAGCGTGAACTGGCACGCCAGAGAGCTCTCGAATTTGCTCACAGCAGCAGTGCCAACTTGCCCCCTTCCCAGCGTCTGTCATCACCGAGTTCTGCACAACCGGCTTCGAAAGAAGAGGTGAAAGAGCCCCCAGAGCCTGGAACGAAGACAGAAATGTCTGGCCAGAGTGCCAGTGCAGACATTTCAGAACAAGGGGGTGATGGTTCTAAAGAGAAGTCCAGTGCTGATGGTGAGGCAGAAGAACCTGGTGCCAGTGGTGTCAAAGAAATTGATGAAAAAGAAGGACTCAG GGGGGAGCTGAGCAGAATGGAACAGTTCCGAATCCAACAGcaaaagatggaggaagagaacAAGCAACGACGGCGCATATTGGCTGATGCCATCAAGCAAAG GAGCAAAATGGCCAAAGAGGAAGCAGAGAAACTGACCAAAGTCCAGAATGAACTCAAACACCTGGACCATCTGGTGAATGCTGATGTGTCCATTATCAGGGACAAGATTGAGGTGGCCAGCATCGATTTTCTGCAAGCACA GAAGCGCTACGAGAGGGCGGAGAAGGAGTTTGTGGAGGCGAAGATTGCCCTAGCGGAGAAGAGTGACCTGAAGGAGTCTCTGACGGAGCACCTGTACACGGTGATCCAGCAGAACGAGGCCCGCAAGGCGGAGCGGCTGGCTGTGCTGATGAAGCAGCTGGGCATGGAGGCCGAGGATTGCCCTGTCCCCAACGTGGTACCCCCTCTGCTGTCCTTCTCCCCCATCAACACGCTGCACCGACCCCacttccctcccacctcctcctccaccccagcccctcctgacagtacaggacagggctCAAACCCAGAACACCCAGGGAAAGAAGGTGGGCAAGCATCACAGGACCAGGCCACAGAACAATGCGGCAACAAGGATGGTGTTCAAGAGGCAGGGCAGGaccaagacaagacacacacagctgACAAAGACACGGGTGCTAACACACAGACTGCTGGCACAGCTGACAAAGACACTGGTGCTAACACACAGACTGCGGGAGGTGatacagtagaaaaaaaagaaaatgctgatTGTAAAATTGAAGATGAAAAGACGGTGAATAGTGAGAAGGGGACTGACAAGCGTTGCACGGAGAACGGGAGTCCAGAATCGCAGGATGGAGGAGCAAACACAGTACCGTGA